In one Mesorhizobium australicum genomic region, the following are encoded:
- a CDS encoding class I adenylate-forming enzyme family protein — protein sequence MNVYSMLADAIRRRKDESAISYGKNRLTYGEFDLTCAALGDWLAAQGCVRGDRVLVFLKNGFEFPVLLMAIMRAGLVVVPTNAKLHPREVAWIAGDAEPKLIFTHREHVDALDAALEGEEKPRIIAIEDFSMPQPAPRSSVPAEVDPDEPAWIFYTSGTTGKPKGATLSHRNLIAASVNCLADVFAFVESDRVLHVAPLSHGSGLYLIPSLARGALNIVYDRANFRPDEVFDTIARERITAIAFVAPTMIVRFLEAAPRDGIGSLRGVIYGGATIHLEHIRAAVARFGPIFHQLYGQGESPMTISYLPGAAHLGADDETLVSAGYVRSGIEVRILDENDRDVPLGGDGEICVRGDVVMKGYWRNPDATAKALRGGWLHTGDVGHFDSGGRLRVLDRRHDTIISGGTNIYPKEVEDVLAAHPAVREVIAFGLPDSEWGESVAVALVADAGMTETAVLDFCRDHLARFKKPKHVFFLEELPKNAYGKVLRRTLRERFAAGS from the coding sequence ATGAACGTCTATTCGATGCTCGCCGACGCCATTCGCCGCCGGAAAGACGAGAGCGCCATATCTTATGGTAAGAACAGGCTTACATATGGCGAGTTCGATCTCACCTGCGCCGCGCTCGGCGACTGGCTGGCGGCCCAGGGCTGTGTCCGCGGCGACCGCGTGCTCGTCTTCCTGAAGAACGGCTTCGAGTTCCCCGTCCTGTTGATGGCGATCATGCGAGCCGGTCTGGTGGTCGTGCCGACCAATGCGAAGCTGCACCCTCGCGAGGTCGCATGGATCGCCGGCGATGCCGAGCCGAAGCTGATCTTCACGCATCGGGAGCATGTCGATGCCCTCGATGCTGCTCTTGAGGGAGAGGAAAAGCCTCGGATCATCGCGATCGAGGATTTTTCGATGCCTCAACCTGCCCCTCGATCATCGGTTCCCGCCGAGGTCGATCCCGACGAACCGGCCTGGATCTTCTACACATCCGGCACGACGGGCAAGCCGAAGGGCGCGACGCTTTCGCATCGCAACCTCATCGCCGCCTCGGTCAATTGCCTCGCCGATGTCTTCGCCTTCGTCGAGAGCGACCGCGTGCTGCATGTCGCGCCGCTGTCGCATGGCAGCGGCCTCTATCTCATCCCGTCGCTGGCGCGCGGCGCGCTCAACATCGTCTACGACCGCGCCAACTTCCGCCCGGACGAAGTGTTCGACACGATCGCGCGGGAACGCATCACCGCCATCGCCTTCGTCGCCCCAACGATGATCGTGCGCTTCCTGGAGGCCGCGCCGCGCGACGGCATCGGTTCCTTGCGCGGCGTCATCTATGGCGGCGCGACGATCCATCTCGAACATATCCGCGCGGCGGTCGCGCGCTTCGGCCCGATCTTCCATCAGCTCTACGGGCAGGGGGAGTCGCCGATGACGATCTCCTATCTGCCGGGCGCTGCACATCTCGGCGCCGACGACGAGACGCTGGTGTCCGCCGGCTATGTCCGCAGCGGCATCGAGGTGCGTATCCTCGACGAGAACGACCGTGACGTCCCGCTGGGCGGCGACGGTGAGATCTGCGTGCGCGGCGATGTCGTCATGAAAGGCTACTGGCGCAATCCGGACGCGACGGCGAAGGCGCTGAGGGGCGGCTGGCTGCACACCGGCGACGTCGGCCATTTCGATTCCGGCGGCCGGCTGCGAGTGCTCGACCGGCGGCACGACACGATCATCTCCGGCGGTACCAACATCTATCCCAAGGAGGTCGAGGACGTGCTGGCGGCGCATCCGGCCGTGCGCGAGGTCATCGCCTTCGGACTGCCCGACAGCGAATGGGGAGAATCCGTCGCCGTCGCGCTGGTGGCGGACGCAGGCATGACCGAGACGGCCGTGCTCGACTTCTGCCGCGACCACCTCGCGCGCTTCAAGAAGCCGAAGCACGTCTTCTTCCTCGAAGAACTGCCGAAGAACGCCTACGGCAAAGTGCTGCGCCGCACCTTGCGGGAACGATTCGCGGCGGGGTCGTGA
- a CDS encoding fumarylacetoacetate hydrolase family protein, whose product MKLVTYQKKGKPRAGALVDGDRKIVDLADAHKEAFGKSYPAFASIQALIEAGEEGLDLAKKTVKKAAKGDAVSRKDVRLLAPVPVPIQMRDCLCFETHLKQSFNAVRRIRANATPDPEAAMKEFEEKGVFAIPKTFYEQPIYYKANRFSVIGTDQDVLWPSYSTLMDFELEFGFYVGTKGVDIPKDKAREHIYGYTIFNDFSARDAQTQEMGGQLGPAKGKDFDYGNAMGPCLVTADELKDPYNLTMICRVNGEEWGRGSTSTMHWKFEDLIAHVSRSETIYPGEFFGSGTVGNGCGLEHMKFLKHGDAVELEVEGIGILRNRVLTRPS is encoded by the coding sequence ATGAAGCTCGTGACATATCAGAAGAAGGGCAAGCCGCGCGCCGGCGCCCTGGTGGACGGCGATCGCAAGATCGTCGATCTCGCCGACGCGCACAAGGAAGCGTTCGGCAAGAGCTACCCGGCCTTCGCCTCTATCCAGGCGCTCATCGAAGCCGGCGAGGAAGGTCTCGACCTGGCGAAAAAGACGGTGAAGAAGGCCGCCAAGGGCGACGCCGTCTCCCGCAAGGACGTACGGCTGCTCGCCCCGGTGCCGGTGCCGATCCAGATGCGTGACTGCCTCTGCTTCGAGACGCACCTGAAGCAGTCGTTCAACGCCGTCCGTCGCATCCGCGCCAACGCGACACCGGACCCCGAAGCGGCGATGAAGGAGTTCGAGGAAAAGGGCGTCTTCGCGATCCCCAAGACCTTCTACGAGCAGCCGATCTACTACAAGGCCAACCGCTTCTCGGTCATCGGCACCGATCAGGACGTGCTCTGGCCAAGCTATTCCACGCTGATGGATTTCGAGCTGGAATTCGGCTTCTACGTCGGCACCAAAGGCGTCGACATTCCGAAGGACAAGGCGCGCGAGCACATTTACGGCTACACCATCTTCAATGACTTCTCCGCCCGCGACGCGCAGACGCAGGAAATGGGCGGCCAGCTCGGCCCGGCCAAGGGCAAGGACTTCGACTACGGCAACGCCATGGGCCCTTGCCTCGTCACCGCCGACGAACTGAAGGATCCCTACAACCTCACCATGATCTGCCGCGTCAACGGCGAGGAGTGGGGCCGCGGCAGCACGTCCACCATGCACTGGAAGTTCGAGGACCTGATCGCGCATGTCTCGCGTTCGGAGACGATCTATCCCGGCGAGTTCTTCGGCTCGGGCACGGTCGGCAATGGTTGCGGCCTCGAGCATATGAAGTTCCTCAAGCACGGCGACGCGGTGGAACTGGAGGTCGAGGGCATCGGCATCCTGCGCAACCGCGTGCTGACGCGGCCGAGCTGA
- a CDS encoding pseudoazurin: MKRTFAMAAALAALLATGAAQAADHQVQMLNKGEKGTMVFQPDLIIAQPGDTVTFVPVDKSHDVQSIKDMIPEGATPFKGKPNEQVTITVDKEGVYGVKCLPHYAMGMVALIVVGKPVNLEQAKAVKQTGMAKKRFEALFAEVPTN; encoded by the coding sequence ATGAAAAGAACATTCGCAATGGCCGCCGCGCTCGCGGCGTTGCTGGCGACGGGCGCGGCGCAGGCCGCCGACCATCAGGTGCAGATGCTCAACAAGGGCGAAAAGGGGACGATGGTTTTCCAGCCCGACCTGATCATCGCCCAACCGGGCGACACGGTCACCTTCGTCCCTGTCGACAAGTCGCACGACGTACAGAGCATCAAGGACATGATCCCGGAGGGAGCGACCCCGTTCAAGGGCAAGCCGAACGAGCAGGTCACCATCACGGTCGACAAGGAAGGCGTCTACGGCGTCAAGTGCCTGCCGCACTACGCGATGGGAATGGTCGCGCTGATCGTGGTCGGCAAGCCGGTCAATCTTGAGCAGGCGAAGGCCGTGAAGCAGACGGGCATGGCGAAGAAGCGGTTCGAGGCGCTGTTCGCGGAAGTGCCGACGAACTGA
- a CDS encoding coniferyl aldehyde dehydrogenase: protein MLQQNQDNLSAAFDRQKAAFARDPFPDIDARRDRLRRLLALTEDHEAEFCGAIDADFGGRSAHETRLAEIIVVRAGIRHALSHLSSWMADKRVPTAMPFWPARNRLVPQPLGVVGIVSPWNYPFQLALAPATAALAAGNRVLIKPSELTPRFSDLLASLAAQHFAPDELDVIVGGPDVGKAFVALPFDHLLFTGSTTVGRQVAVAAAANLTPVTLELGGKSPAIFDPSCNLDTAVASVAYGKLLNAGQTCIAPDYLMVPKGQGAAIAGRLAGAMAKLYPRIADNPDYTAIISDRHHARLTSLVEEVRARGAEVIEVNPAGENFGNTRKLAPMIVRNAPYDTRLMQEEIFGPVLPIIEYGDVSEAIGHINGRDRPLALYWFGKDKAARRRVLRETVSGGVTINDCLMHIAQENQPFGGVGPSGMGAYHGEWGFRTFSKEKPVFVQSPLGAGGMMHPPYGATFERTLRLFKLMT from the coding sequence ATGCTGCAGCAGAACCAGGACAACTTGTCGGCCGCGTTCGACAGGCAGAAGGCTGCATTCGCCCGCGATCCCTTCCCTGACATCGACGCGCGCCGCGACAGGCTGCGCCGGCTGCTGGCGCTGACCGAGGACCATGAGGCGGAGTTTTGCGGTGCGATCGACGCCGATTTCGGCGGCCGCTCCGCGCACGAGACGCGCCTGGCGGAGATCATCGTCGTGCGCGCCGGCATCCGCCACGCGCTGTCGCACCTGTCGTCATGGATGGCGGACAAGCGCGTGCCCACCGCGATGCCCTTCTGGCCCGCCCGCAACAGGCTCGTGCCGCAGCCGCTCGGCGTGGTCGGTATCGTCTCGCCGTGGAACTATCCCTTCCAGCTCGCGCTGGCGCCAGCGACGGCAGCGCTTGCGGCCGGCAACCGCGTGCTGATCAAGCCATCCGAGCTCACTCCGCGCTTCTCGGACCTGCTCGCCTCGCTGGCAGCGCAGCATTTCGCCCCGGACGAGCTGGACGTGATCGTTGGCGGCCCGGATGTCGGCAAGGCCTTCGTCGCCCTGCCCTTCGACCACCTGCTCTTCACCGGCTCGACGACGGTCGGTCGCCAAGTGGCGGTCGCAGCAGCCGCCAACCTGACGCCAGTGACGCTGGAACTCGGCGGCAAGTCGCCGGCGATCTTCGATCCGAGCTGCAACCTCGACACGGCAGTCGCCAGCGTCGCCTACGGCAAGCTGCTCAATGCCGGCCAGACCTGCATCGCGCCCGACTATCTGATGGTGCCGAAGGGCCAGGGTGCGGCGATCGCCGGCAGGCTCGCGGGCGCGATGGCGAAGCTCTATCCAAGGATCGCCGACAATCCAGACTACACCGCGATCATCTCGGACCGGCATCACGCACGGCTGACCTCGCTGGTGGAGGAGGTCCGCGCGCGGGGCGCCGAGGTGATCGAGGTCAATCCGGCAGGCGAAAACTTCGGCAATACGCGAAAGCTCGCGCCCATGATCGTGCGCAACGCGCCATATGACACGCGGCTGATGCAGGAGGAGATTTTCGGCCCGGTCCTGCCGATCATCGAATACGGCGACGTCAGCGAGGCGATCGGCCATATCAACGGCCGCGACCGGCCGCTGGCGCTCTACTGGTTCGGCAAGGATAAGGCCGCTCGACGCAGGGTTCTGCGCGAGACGGTCTCAGGCGGCGTGACCATCAACGACTGCCTAATGCATATCGCCCAGGAGAACCAGCCCTTCGGCGGCGTCGGGCCGAGCGGCATGGGCGCCTATCACGGCGAATGGGGCTTCCGCACCTTCAGCAAGGAGAAGCCGGTCTTCGTGCAGTCACCGCTCGGCGCCGGCGGCATGATGCACCCGCCCTATGGCGCGACGTTCGAGCGAACGCTTCGCCTCTTCAAACTGATGACCTGA